A genomic segment from Amygdalobacter nucleatus encodes:
- a CDS encoding helix-turn-helix domain-containing protein, with amino-acid sequence MTLISKLKLARKKAALSQEQLADKLCVSRSAIAK; translated from the coding sequence ATGACTCTGATTAGCAAACTTAAACTAGCTAGGAAAAAAGCTGCTTTATCACAAGAACAATTAGCAGATAAGCTGTGTGTTTCACGCTCAGCGATTGCTAAATAG
- a CDS encoding phospho-sugar mutase, with the protein MIKFGTAGLRGLMEPSLDGLNAYTVSLATLGISAWLKHIKPNQTTKVVLAYDTRHHSKEYATLASAILTNEGHEVYIFETYAPTPMLAYSIRPLGCDCGIVLTASHNPKDYNGYKVYGADGIQIGEETANFVANAMEMAKANTTYFVNGNCKDNLIKKLPKANFVPETIVSNYLRDIQTLWQVHSHNSAFTKAKHDLKVVYTPVHGTGAKYFVPLLTQAGFSNLQVVPEQKEPDADFPTAPQPNPEYPEVLTLAINLAKQSDAELVVASDPDADRSACALVDQTKNWHILSGNEIGALILAVRLHNAEACGKKLTADDVLVKSVVTNDFGATIALEHGLGVKESLTGFKNICGTIPYLKAEGKSFFMGYEESIGYAYPDFVRDKDGLASCYTLAMAAANLKAEGSSLWQFFTSLRKKYGYFLSSPFNIVNATKEGVKIIQGIVEKFRSNLPLNLAGGKLAYVEDYLPLTRTYYTWVDQTATVSHVLKLHLSAQNLLKFRYDNNLTVALRPSGTEPKLKFYIDVLAGTEKEAESILAQAVKEVKDLAR; encoded by the coding sequence ATGATCAAATTCGGTACAGCCGGTTTGCGTGGCTTGATGGAGCCTAGCCTAGATGGCTTAAACGCATACACGGTATCTTTGGCAACGCTAGGTATTTCAGCATGGCTCAAACATATTAAGCCCAATCAAACTACTAAAGTTGTTTTAGCCTATGACACACGCCATCACTCAAAAGAATACGCTACTTTAGCAAGCGCTATCCTCACTAACGAGGGACATGAAGTTTATATCTTTGAAACATATGCCCCTACACCAATGCTAGCCTACAGTATTCGGCCTTTAGGCTGCGACTGTGGTATCGTGCTAACAGCTTCCCATAACCCCAAAGATTATAACGGTTACAAAGTTTATGGCGCTGATGGTATCCAAATTGGCGAAGAAACTGCTAACTTTGTCGCTAACGCTATGGAAATGGCCAAAGCTAATACGACATATTTTGTAAATGGTAACTGTAAAGACAATTTAATTAAAAAATTGCCTAAGGCTAATTTCGTACCAGAAACAATTGTCAGCAACTATTTGCGTGATATTCAAACATTGTGGCAAGTCCATTCGCATAATTCAGCCTTTACTAAAGCTAAGCATGACTTAAAAGTCGTTTACACTCCAGTTCACGGCACAGGTGCTAAATATTTTGTCCCTCTACTTACGCAAGCTGGTTTTAGCAATTTGCAGGTTGTACCTGAACAAAAAGAGCCTGATGCAGATTTTCCAACTGCACCTCAACCTAACCCAGAATATCCAGAAGTTTTAACCTTGGCGATTAATTTGGCTAAACAAAGTGATGCAGAATTAGTCGTTGCTTCTGATCCTGATGCTGACCGCTCTGCCTGCGCCTTAGTTGATCAAACCAAAAACTGGCATATTCTAAGTGGTAATGAAATTGGCGCTTTGATTTTGGCTGTCCGCTTACATAATGCTGAAGCTTGTGGCAAAAAATTAACAGCTGACGATGTGCTTGTAAAAAGCGTTGTCACTAATGATTTTGGCGCAACTATCGCCCTAGAGCATGGCCTAGGTGTCAAAGAGAGTTTAACTGGTTTCAAAAATATCTGTGGTACCATTCCTTATCTAAAAGCAGAAGGCAAGTCTTTCTTCATGGGCTATGAAGAAAGTATCGGTTATGCTTATCCTGATTTTGTCCGTGATAAAGATGGTTTGGCTAGCTGTTATACCCTTGCTATGGCTGCTGCTAACTTAAAAGCTGAAGGATCCAGTTTGTGGCAATTCTTCACAAGTTTGCGTAAAAAATATGGTTACTTCCTCTCTTCTCCATTCAATATCGTCAATGCTACAAAAGAAGGCGTTAAAATCATTCAAGGCATCGTTGAGAAATTCAGAAGCAATCTGCCTCTTAATTTGGCAGGCGGTAAATTGGCATATGTTGAGGATTATTTACCTCTAACTAGAACTTATTACACTTGGGTAGACCAAACAGCAACAGTAAGTCATGTTCTAAAGCTACATCTATCAGCGCAAAATCTTTTGAAATTCCGCTACGATAATAATCTAACTGTCGCTCTAAGGCCATCTGGCACAGAACCTAAATTAAAATTCTATATTGATGTGCTGGCGGGAACTGAAAAAGAAGCTGAATCTATTTTGGCCCAAGCTGTCAAAGAAGTTAAGGATTTGGCTAGGTAA